In Sphingobacteriaceae bacterium, a single genomic region encodes these proteins:
- a CDS encoding OmpA family protein yields MKKIIIKLLLSFSFLILIFFGSCVKKIITIQKGDKAYEKGNYYEARNYYEKATQIDSASYYANLKMGLILIEDLNEIDESLPYLQRAVRHRRKKDTIPDILKAFGDYCFYAGAYNKAQKFYKNIDDVIIDNGIRSDVDHRVENIGFALSHPDKNKKSIATIMNLGYQVNSYFAEYNSVFDHNEKRFYYTARRPENTGFSCDKWDGKYFEDMYVAEHINRFNFSEAENFTKHAHEVSQIKNTKKHDAVVAISDNDSILFSFKNNLIYISKFENGNWTEPEKMDKKVNKGKYQNHISISPDNKNIYYSSNKRGGYGGLDLYAIHLQNDNTWTKPINLGPEINTPEDEESVEILHDNKTILFASKGLPGYGGYDMFMIKKEGQDAYSQPVNLGPQINSPSDDIYMKLDSTMTEGFISSSRRGGYGDMDIYRFYFLNKPNFNKCNSNIAELDSILNQSISSKIKLNDSAKIDVSGIKEIYSHPVLYYFWKFDNQILQCDTSFNYITADKKGVHQLDLQFVAQCDTCYERLTYCFSKSLTVYDKEISDTLEEKPIDPLASITLNPIYFYFNKFNIRNDAKPVLNENIVQLLKHENARIKIYAHCDSRGSHQYNLMLAAKRAEAAVNYLLKNNIPRERIVALIPLGEQEIKNGCGDGVKCSEKEHQLNRRVDFQLESINLKD; encoded by the coding sequence TTGAAAAAAATTATCATAAAACTCTTACTTTCATTCAGCTTTTTAATTCTGATTTTTTTTGGCTCTTGCGTTAAAAAAATTATCACCATTCAAAAAGGTGATAAGGCTTACGAAAAAGGGAATTATTATGAAGCCCGCAATTACTACGAAAAAGCAACACAAATAGATTCGGCCAGTTACTACGCCAATTTAAAAATGGGGCTCATCCTTATTGAAGATTTAAATGAAATTGACGAATCATTACCCTATTTACAACGAGCAGTAAGGCATAGAAGAAAAAAAGATACCATACCGGATATATTAAAAGCCTTTGGTGACTATTGCTTTTATGCGGGAGCCTATAATAAAGCGCAAAAATTCTATAAAAACATTGATGATGTTATTATTGATAATGGGATAAGGAGTGATGTAGACCATCGAGTTGAAAATATCGGCTTTGCTTTATCCCACCCAGATAAAAACAAAAAATCTATTGCCACTATTATGAACTTGGGCTATCAGGTAAACTCCTATTTTGCCGAATACAATTCGGTTTTTGATCATAATGAAAAACGTTTTTACTACACGGCCAGAAGACCTGAAAATACCGGATTTTCCTGTGATAAATGGGATGGGAAATATTTTGAAGATATGTATGTAGCTGAACATATTAATCGTTTTAATTTTTCTGAAGCAGAAAACTTTACCAAACACGCGCATGAAGTATCACAAATAAAAAACACAAAAAAACATGATGCAGTTGTGGCTATTTCAGATAATGACAGTATTTTATTTTCTTTCAAAAACAATTTGATTTATATCTCTAAGTTTGAAAACGGTAATTGGACTGAACCGGAGAAAATGGATAAGAAGGTAAATAAGGGCAAGTATCAAAATCATATTTCCATTTCACCGGATAATAAAAATATTTATTATTCAAGCAATAAGCGTGGGGGTTATGGTGGACTGGATTTATATGCTATACATTTACAAAATGATAATACCTGGACTAAACCGATAAACTTAGGTCCGGAAATTAATACGCCCGAAGATGAAGAAAGCGTTGAAATACTTCACGACAACAAAACCATACTTTTTGCTTCCAAAGGTTTACCCGGATACGGAGGTTATGATATGTTTATGATTAAAAAAGAAGGACAGGATGCTTATTCCCAACCTGTCAACTTGGGTCCACAAATTAATTCTCCTTCTGATGATATTTACATGAAATTGGACAGCACGATGACAGAAGGTTTCATTTCCTCTTCACGACGAGGCGGATACGGTGACATGGATATTTATCGTTTTTATTTTTTGAATAAACCGAATTTTAATAAATGTAATAGCAATATTGCTGAATTAGACAGCATACTTAACCAAAGTATCAGTTCAAAAATAAAATTGAATGATTCTGCAAAAATTGATGTGTCCGGAATTAAGGAAATTTATTCTCATCCTGTATTATATTATTTCTGGAAATTTGATAATCAAATTTTACAATGCGACACCTCCTTTAATTATATCACAGCCGATAAAAAAGGTGTACATCAACTCGACTTGCAATTTGTGGCTCAATGCGATACTTGTTATGAACGATTAACCTATTGCTTTAGTAAATCGTTAACAGTATATGACAAAGAAATTTCAGATACCCTGGAAGAAAAACCGATAGATCCGTTGGCAAGTATCACCTTAAATCCAATATATTTTTATTTCAATAAATTCAATATCAGAAACGATGCCAAACCCGTATTAAATGAAAATATTGTTCAACTCTTAAAACATGAAAATGCCAGAATAAAAATTTACGCACACTGTGATAGCCGAGGTTCCCATCAATATAATTTAATGTTAGCGGCCAAAAGAGCGGAAGCGGCGGTAAATTATTTACTCAAAAATAATATTCCCAGAGAAAGAATTGTAGCCTTGATACCACTTGGAGAACAAGAAATTAAAAACGGTTGTGGTGACGGAGTAAAATGTTCAGAAAAAGAACATCAGCTAAACAGAAGAGTAGATTTTCAATTAGAGTCAATAAACTTAAAGGATTAA
- a CDS encoding T9SS type A sorting domain-containing protein has translation MKNLFYIKFFLLLPLLHICQTGPAGVLTSANNVLWLKADVETFSDGGVTPSVNGGLVEQWNDQSGNGINAIEVNGTNQPTLVTAIFNNQPVLRFDGTNDRILASGVTTSSSVATVFVVTKYTSLGSSNPGIAQGSPVGQAFSTTANNKSIGIWINSANSIVWGRGVQTNNTQCNISQVTVVNPNTGYIIANRYNGAGTINQYVSNAAAGNVAYNSTLKSWTEFGIGRQGAETLNGDIAEVIVYNASVNHAQRHIIDNYLSSKYNLPLSSNDFYAGDTPGNGDYDFEVAGVGQDASGGNNSAASSISGGLDITQNVAFGNGEYLLYGHQTGTNTVDFVDIGGMSAGPNRARWSRIWYLDWTHVGGTNESVNLTFDYTDVGTGGLPVAPLSNYKLLYRAGLAGAWTEVMNASSIVGDRVSFNGLVWNTQGDGYYTIGTLDHTQSPLPITLLNFNAKNITEGALINWSTAQEKNSSHFELEKSENGIDFVNLAKINSKAFNGNSSAQIDYEFIDLNQTSDVNYYRLKQVDFDGTYSFSQIVSLLKQKEKNAITFSIYPNPNHGEFKVDIHGIENNHRVNLFLHDLQGKLIYSNSFLIQKANSGHFNIIPENKLENGIYLCTLKVEEISFQIKVVVN, from the coding sequence ATGAAGAACCTATTCTATATTAAATTTTTTCTTCTTTTGCCTTTGTTGCATATTTGTCAAACCGGTCCTGCCGGTGTATTAACATCTGCAAATAACGTGCTTTGGCTAAAAGCCGATGTAGAAACCTTTAGCGATGGTGGAGTTACTCCATCAGTAAACGGAGGCTTGGTTGAACAATGGAACGATCAATCGGGTAATGGTATAAATGCGATTGAAGTTAATGGAACAAATCAACCTACATTAGTTACCGCTATCTTTAATAATCAACCGGTTTTAAGATTTGATGGGACAAATGATAGAATTTTAGCTTCCGGGGTAACAACTTCATCAAGTGTTGCTACGGTGTTTGTAGTCACAAAGTATACTTCATTAGGCTCCTCCAATCCTGGAATTGCTCAAGGCTCGCCGGTTGGACAAGCTTTTTCTACAACAGCCAATAACAAAAGTATTGGTATTTGGATTAACTCTGCTAATTCTATAGTTTGGGGGCGCGGAGTTCAAACCAATAATACACAATGCAATATTTCACAGGTTACAGTTGTTAATCCAAATACAGGATACATAATTGCTAACCGTTATAATGGAGCCGGTACCATTAATCAATATGTTAGTAATGCTGCGGCCGGAAATGTTGCTTATAATAGTACGCTCAAATCCTGGACAGAATTTGGAATCGGTCGTCAAGGAGCGGAAACTTTAAATGGAGATATTGCTGAAGTTATTGTTTATAATGCTTCAGTTAATCATGCGCAAAGACATATAATAGACAATTATCTGTCCTCAAAATATAATTTACCATTAAGTTCAAACGATTTTTATGCCGGCGATACCCCTGGCAATGGCGATTATGATTTTGAAGTTGCCGGCGTTGGACAGGATGCTTCCGGGGGGAATAATTCTGCAGCTTCGTCAATTAGCGGAGGGTTAGACATTACGCAAAATGTTGCTTTTGGTAACGGAGAATACTTGTTATATGGCCATCAAACCGGTACTAATACTGTTGATTTTGTGGATATCGGTGGAATGAGCGCTGGTCCCAATAGAGCCAGATGGTCAAGAATCTGGTATTTGGATTGGACTCATGTTGGTGGCACAAACGAATCGGTAAATCTAACCTTTGATTATACAGATGTGGGTACAGGCGGTTTACCGGTTGCTCCTTTGAGTAATTATAAACTGCTTTACCGTGCAGGTTTAGCAGGGGCTTGGACTGAAGTAATGAATGCCAGCAGTATTGTTGGTGATAGAGTTTCTTTTAATGGTTTAGTATGGAATACCCAAGGTGATGGATATTATACTATTGGCACACTTGATCATACACAAAGTCCATTACCTATTACCTTATTAAATTTTAATGCAAAAAATATAACAGAAGGTGCACTTATTAATTGGTCAACAGCACAAGAAAAAAATTCATCTCATTTTGAATTAGAGAAAAGTGAAAACGGGATTGACTTCGTAAATTTGGCGAAAATTAATTCTAAAGCTTTTAATGGAAATAGCAGCGCTCAAATTGACTATGAGTTCATCGATTTAAACCAAACAAGTGATGTAAATTACTATCGTTTAAAGCAAGTGGATTTTGATGGCACTTATTCCTTTAGCCAAATCGTTTCTTTATTAAAACAAAAAGAAAAAAATGCCATTACCTTTTCTATTTATCCAAATCCAAATCACGGAGAATTTAAAGTTGACATTCATGGAATTGAAAACAATCATCGGGTTAATCTTTTCTTGCACGACCTCCAGGGCAAATTAATTTATTCAAATAGCTTTCTGATTCAAAAAGCAAATTCAGGTCATTTCAACATCATTCCGGAAAATAAATTGGAAAATGGAATCTACCTCTGTACTTTAAAGGTGGAAGAAATAAGTTTTCAAATTAAAGTTGTGGTGAATTAA
- a CDS encoding T9SS type A sorting domain-containing protein has protein sequence MTTYNNHQVEILLRDMNGKLVYNSNFNIHDNAKLQIIPENKLASGIYFCSLLLEEIEYKVKVVVH, from the coding sequence TTGACTACATACAATAATCACCAAGTTGAAATATTATTAAGAGACATGAATGGTAAATTGGTTTACAACTCCAATTTTAATATACATGATAATGCTAAACTGCAAATTATACCTGAAAATAAATTAGCATCCGGAATTTATTTCTGTTCTCTTTTATTGGAAGAAATTGAATACAAGGTAAAAGTTGTTGTACACTAA
- a CDS encoding Omp28-related outer membrane protein, which translates to MRIVLSIILIFSISLSKAQIILSQKFNTLSLTSYTSGNLVNSYTFVPSGFSVIDDNYPNNIGTSPNYNAPFQVPELKNKGWIVAFNPLENDTFLISTSWLDNAAQVSDEWVITPSVTIQANTILSWRAKSPDGNNRDGYEVYGTNKSGSLTANDFTIGDKLFSILSSSVLGSGENTEWTKRSIFLGSFQGQTLRFAFRNNSLDKFQLWIDDIEVNNLTYLKDAALSEIRMNKYFLSQTAQNITLAVKNTGAINISSLTLNYKYGNSSVVSQSFALTSSLTSQQSATFSFPQTLSVTSPGLYEVKAWISLVNGSADENLVNDTLKMNITVMNSAPPKTVLMEQFVSANDPESPDAQERALSMQALGGVVVNIHHNDQLTEPATATLVNTFMKNSSTSLFDRAFQYDINSTAVNRTSYYDKLLAEGVKVSPVKVSLENINYSTITKALSFLAKAEFYGDVKGDYKLGVYLVENHVCGNKTNTLVNGYNQLSNYYNVPWSPYYLSGYYSLPQNAWVLDAWRFKHENVLIHAFDGTDGLGGLITPSVSTGEIFSKLYVYSVPTPTGISKYNPDNMHIVAFVYDNDAIGNKKKILNVVREKVTTNSEVIGIDEIPNLLGAKIFPNPVSESVFIQSNDNLENVELSIQDLTGRIVFSTRVNSGKKDLKLNLMHLEEGVYLLNLVKGSEKSTTKLIKVKAN; encoded by the coding sequence ATGAGAATCGTATTAAGTATAATTTTAATTTTTTCAATAAGTCTTTCAAAGGCTCAAATAATTTTATCTCAAAAATTTAATACCTTAAGTCTTACTTCTTACACCAGTGGTAATCTGGTAAATTCCTACACCTTTGTACCATCCGGTTTTAGTGTAATTGATGATAATTATCCGAATAATATCGGAACTTCACCAAATTACAACGCCCCCTTTCAGGTACCTGAATTAAAAAACAAAGGTTGGATTGTGGCTTTTAATCCATTAGAAAACGACACTTTTTTAATTAGCACAAGTTGGTTAGATAATGCGGCTCAAGTCTCCGACGAATGGGTAATTACTCCTTCAGTAACTATACAAGCCAATACTATTTTATCCTGGCGTGCCAAAAGTCCGGATGGGAATAATCGGGACGGATATGAAGTATATGGCACCAATAAATCAGGCTCATTAACTGCAAATGATTTTACTATTGGCGATAAATTATTTTCAATATTAAGTAGTTCTGTTTTGGGGAGTGGTGAAAATACCGAATGGACAAAACGATCGATTTTTTTAGGTTCATTTCAGGGACAAACATTAAGATTTGCGTTCAGAAATAATTCATTGGATAAATTTCAATTGTGGATTGATGATATTGAAGTAAATAACTTAACTTATTTAAAAGACGCAGCGTTGAGCGAGATTCGCATGAATAAATATTTTTTATCTCAAACCGCTCAAAATATTACACTAGCCGTAAAAAATACCGGCGCAATAAATATTAGTTCACTCACCCTGAATTATAAATATGGTAATTCTTCTGTTGTTTCTCAATCCTTTGCTTTAACAAGTTCCTTAACTAGTCAGCAATCTGCAACTTTCTCTTTTCCGCAAACACTAAGCGTTACATCACCGGGTTTATATGAAGTTAAAGCCTGGATTAGTTTAGTGAATGGAAGTGCGGATGAAAATTTAGTGAATGACACTTTAAAAATGAATATAACGGTTATGAACAGTGCTCCTCCAAAAACTGTTTTAATGGAACAATTTGTGAGTGCTAATGATCCGGAAAGTCCGGATGCGCAAGAACGCGCTTTATCCATGCAGGCATTGGGTGGAGTTGTGGTGAATATTCATCACAACGATCAATTAACCGAACCGGCTACTGCTACTTTAGTAAATACGTTTATGAAAAACTCATCCACTTCACTTTTCGATCGGGCTTTTCAATACGATATTAATTCAACGGCTGTAAACCGAACATCTTATTATGACAAATTATTGGCTGAAGGTGTAAAGGTAAGTCCGGTTAAAGTTTCATTAGAAAATATAAATTATTCTACTATAACTAAAGCCCTTTCTTTTTTGGCAAAAGCTGAATTTTACGGCGACGTTAAAGGTGACTATAAACTCGGCGTTTATTTAGTTGAAAACCATGTTTGCGGCAATAAAACCAATACATTGGTGAATGGCTATAATCAATTGAGTAATTATTACAATGTGCCCTGGTCGCCTTATTATTTGTCGGGCTATTATTCTTTGCCACAAAATGCCTGGGTATTGGATGCCTGGAGGTTTAAACATGAAAATGTTTTGATTCATGCATTTGACGGAACTGATGGATTAGGGGGATTAATAACCCCGAGTGTAAGTACAGGCGAAATTTTTTCTAAACTCTATGTCTATTCTGTTCCCACCCCAACCGGAATTTCAAAATATAATCCCGATAACATGCATATTGTAGCCTTTGTTTACGACAATGATGCAATAGGCAATAAGAAAAAGATATTAAATGTTGTAAGGGAAAAGGTAACTACCAATTCAGAAGTGATAGGAATAGATGAGATTCCAAATTTATTAGGAGCGAAAATATTTCCTAACCCGGTAAGTGAATCCGTGTTTATTCAATCCAACGATAATTTGGAAAATGTTGAGTTAAGTATTCAGGATTTAACGGGAAGAATTGTATTTTCCACACGAGTAAATTCCGGAAAAAAAGACTTGAAGCTAAATTTGATGCATTTAGAGGAGGGTGTTTATTTATTAAATCTCGTTAAAGGGTCCGAAAAATCAACTACAAAACTGATTAAGGTTAAAGCAAATTGA
- a CDS encoding cupin domain-containing protein has product MKFFLLIPFLFLGNTKVNAQKMEMNTDTIGNNSKTDNIYSRFLFGDSLSSTFCIVIKKGVKAHKHQFHSENIVVLDGEANMQVGDVNWKIKKGDAFFIPKNTVHSAQTIGNTPLKVLSIQSPLFDGTDRIMIAP; this is encoded by the coding sequence ATGAAATTTTTTCTGCTCATACCGTTTTTATTTTTAGGCAATACTAAAGTGAATGCACAAAAAATGGAAATGAATACGGATACTATTGGTAACAATTCAAAAACAGATAATATTTACAGTCGGTTCTTATTTGGTGATAGTTTGTCAAGTACCTTTTGTATAGTAATTAAAAAAGGCGTAAAAGCACATAAACATCAGTTTCATAGTGAGAATATTGTGGTTTTGGATGGTGAGGCAAATATGCAGGTAGGTGATGTTAATTGGAAAATTAAAAAAGGAGATGCATTCTTTATTCCTAAAAACACCGTTCACTCAGCTCAAACAATCGGAAATACTCCTTTAAAAGTATTAAGCATTCAATCACCCCTTTTTGATGGAACCGATAGAATAATGATAGCCCCATGA
- a CDS encoding four helix bundle protein, with translation MFDFQNLEVYKKAKNFHLDCKNLILKSKLDYYVKDQLGRASFSIVLNIAEGSGKFSKPDRKNYFVTARGSVFECVAIFDMLHDLEIIDSSSFETYLKKADELSRILYAMIKNLS, from the coding sequence ATGTTTGATTTTCAAAATCTTGAGGTATATAAAAAGGCAAAAAATTTTCATTTAGATTGTAAAAATCTGATATTGAAGAGTAAATTAGATTATTATGTAAAGGATCAACTTGGAAGGGCTTCATTTAGTATTGTTTTAAATATTGCTGAGGGTTCGGGGAAGTTTTCAAAACCTGATCGCAAGAACTATTTCGTTACGGCAAGGGGTTCAGTTTTTGAATGTGTGGCAATATTCGATATGCTTCATGATCTTGAAATAATTGATTCCTCATCCTTTGAAACATATTTGAAAAAGGCAGATGAACTGTCAAGAATACTTTATGCTATGATAAAAAACCTTTCTTAG
- a CDS encoding T9SS type A sorting domain-containing protein — MLSKQISYIYIRKFTYVRFFAVFLIFQINNLYGQSGPGGVGSSANNKVWLDANRGLTLIGGLADVWADQSGNGFNATANGATARPTFVAASVNGYPSLDFDGTNDEMWIPDNAALDLTAWHIFIVPIVDLQKNYNAWLVKGDDAQENFEMLSFSNGNIHTPTRYTDATRTSPSTAANQVSNATFRIIEYSYSSAVGRDIYTNYTNVHTDNENKTPATNNFPIYVGNEKATAGRFINGDLAEVIIYNAPINSAQRIIVNNYLSAKYGLTLGSNDIYDEDNAGNGNYDHDVAGIGRVDASNIQNDSQGSGIVRILNPTGLGNNEFYIWGHDNGGLGSWFTNDYPAGEGLQGRLVRVWRGSEQGTINSFSVRFDLTGLGPVSASDLRLLIDVNNNGLFADETAGGGGVINGATALGGNVYEFTGITGLNNNIRFTLGTSDIISTPLPVELVNFTATPLQKNIELNWSTLSEKNFDYFELQKSKDATNFKTIAHIKSKSTNLISNTKLNYNFIDELPYEGMNYYRLNQVNTDKSSSFSEVISIPFLNPKQIQFNIYPNPNSGEFVADISGIENNHQVTINVTNTEGKQVYSKDFFINNSEKINIVPKEKLANGLYTCTLIIEEISYSKKVLIK; from the coding sequence ATGCTCAGTAAACAAATTTCATATATATATATTAGAAAATTTACTTATGTAAGATTTTTTGCGGTTTTCTTGATTTTTCAAATTAATAATTTATATGGGCAAAGCGGTCCTGGTGGTGTTGGCAGTAGCGCCAACAACAAAGTATGGTTAGATGCCAATAGAGGGTTAACTTTAATTGGCGGTTTGGCTGATGTTTGGGCTGATCAATCAGGTAACGGTTTTAATGCAACTGCTAATGGAGCAACTGCTAGGCCAACTTTTGTAGCAGCGTCTGTAAACGGGTATCCATCATTAGATTTTGATGGCACTAATGATGAAATGTGGATCCCTGATAATGCAGCTTTGGACTTAACTGCCTGGCATATTTTTATTGTTCCAATAGTTGACCTTCAAAAGAATTATAATGCCTGGCTTGTAAAAGGAGATGATGCTCAAGAAAACTTTGAAATGTTAAGCTTTAGTAATGGCAACATACATACTCCAACAAGATATACCGATGCAACAAGAACATCACCAAGCACAGCGGCTAATCAAGTATCAAATGCAACATTCAGAATTATAGAATACTCTTATTCATCAGCTGTTGGTCGGGATATATATACCAATTACACCAATGTACATACCGACAATGAAAACAAAACTCCTGCTACAAATAATTTTCCAATTTATGTAGGAAATGAAAAAGCAACGGCCGGACGATTCATCAACGGAGATTTGGCCGAGGTCATTATTTATAATGCACCTATAAACTCAGCACAAAGAATAATTGTGAATAATTATCTTTCTGCAAAATATGGACTTACTTTAGGCTCAAATGATATTTACGACGAAGACAACGCAGGCAATGGCAATTATGATCATGATGTTGCGGGAATTGGACGTGTAGATGCCAGTAATATTCAAAACGACTCACAAGGTTCAGGAATTGTACGAATTCTTAACCCAACAGGTTTAGGCAATAATGAATTTTATATTTGGGGACATGATAACGGAGGATTAGGGTCTTGGTTTACTAATGATTATCCGGCCGGAGAAGGTTTACAAGGACGTTTGGTACGAGTATGGCGTGGATCAGAGCAAGGAACAATAAATAGCTTTTCTGTACGATTTGATTTAACTGGATTAGGTCCGGTTTCAGCAAGTGACCTACGTTTATTAATTGATGTAAATAATAATGGATTATTTGCAGATGAAACCGCCGGCGGCGGAGGGGTTATAAATGGAGCAACCGCATTAGGCGGTAATGTTTACGAATTCACAGGCATAACCGGTTTAAACAATAATATTCGATTTACACTGGGAACAAGTGATATTATTTCAACTCCTTTGCCTGTTGAATTGGTTAACTTTACAGCAACTCCACTTCAAAAAAACATAGAATTAAACTGGTCAACCTTATCCGAGAAAAATTTTGACTATTTTGAACTTCAAAAGAGTAAGGACGCAACAAACTTTAAAACCATTGCCCATATTAAAAGTAAATCAACTAATTTAATTAGCAACACCAAATTAAACTACAATTTTATCGATGAATTACCTTATGAGGGCATGAATTATTACAGATTAAACCAAGTAAATACTGATAAATCTTCGAGTTTTAGTGAAGTTATCAGCATACCCTTTTTAAACCCTAAACAAATTCAATTTAATATATATCCCAACCCTAATAGCGGCGAGTTTGTTGCAGATATTAGTGGAATTGAAAACAATCACCAAGTTACAATAAATGTTACAAACACTGAAGGCAAACAAGTGTATTCGAAAGATTTTTTCATTAATAATTCCGAGAAAATAAATATTGTACCAAAAGAAAAATTGGCGAACGGTTTATACACTTGCACGCTAATAATTGAAGAGATTTCCTATTCCAAAAAAGTTTTGATTAAATAA
- a CDS encoding MBOAT family protein translates to MVFSSIIFLTYFLPIVLLLYIILPYKYKNTFLLLVSVFFYSWGAPRFIFVILLTTTIDFYIVGRMAKSSNLRLRNTLLISSLFLNFGLLFYFKYCNFFIENVNFLLGNFGAGEITWMKVVLPIGISFYTFESVTYMIDVYRKEHKPLDNFLNYQLYILLFPKLIAGPIIRYKEIAEQITDRTSQINLDNFLYGFYRFSLGLAKKVILANNVGVVADYVFNANVSTLSTLDCWMGALCYTFQIYFDFSGYSDMAIGLGRMFGFIFPENFENPYISKSVTEFWKRWHITLSNWMRNYIYIPLGGNRVKKSSRLYFNLWFVFILSGFWHGASWTFIVWGAYYGFWLIIERITKYYQIKFFKFISLVTTFVIVVIGWVIFRAESLQIAGKIISHMVIPFKSGISHPIYQKQFMAYLIICSLFSFFVLLPFGKALQKVFYSPIVKPASIHISLLIISFAVFLLSMAMITTTNYNPFIYFRF, encoded by the coding sequence TTGGTTTTCAGTAGCATAATATTCCTCACTTACTTCTTGCCAATTGTGCTATTACTTTATATTATTTTACCTTATAAATACAAAAATACATTTCTTTTACTTGTAAGTGTTTTTTTTTATAGTTGGGGGGCGCCTAGATTTATTTTCGTTATTCTTTTGACAACAACTATTGACTTTTATATAGTTGGCAGGATGGCAAAGTCGAGTAATCTTAGATTACGAAATACACTTTTAATATCTTCATTATTCTTAAATTTTGGCCTATTATTTTATTTTAAGTATTGTAATTTTTTTATTGAGAACGTTAATTTTCTTTTGGGCAATTTTGGTGCAGGAGAAATAACATGGATGAAAGTTGTTCTCCCTATTGGAATTTCATTTTATACCTTTGAAAGTGTCACGTATATGATTGATGTTTATCGGAAAGAGCATAAGCCTTTAGATAACTTCTTGAATTATCAGTTGTATATTTTACTTTTTCCTAAGTTGATAGCAGGCCCAATCATTAGGTATAAAGAAATTGCTGAACAAATTACAGATAGGACCTCACAAATAAATTTGGATAATTTCCTTTATGGATTTTACAGATTTTCTTTAGGCTTAGCTAAAAAAGTAATACTCGCAAATAATGTAGGTGTAGTGGCAGATTACGTTTTTAATGCTAATGTTTCTACATTAAGCACTTTAGATTGTTGGATGGGAGCATTATGCTATACTTTTCAAATTTATTTTGATTTTTCCGGGTATTCAGATATGGCTATAGGTTTAGGTAGGATGTTCGGATTTATTTTTCCGGAAAATTTTGAAAATCCTTATATATCTAAAAGCGTAACTGAGTTTTGGAAAAGATGGCATATTACTTTAAGCAATTGGATGCGGAATTATATTTACATACCTCTGGGGGGTAATCGCGTTAAAAAAAGTTCTCGCTTATATTTTAATTTATGGTTTGTTTTTATACTTAGCGGATTTTGGCACGGTGCATCATGGACATTTATTGTTTGGGGTGCCTACTATGGTTTCTGGCTTATTATCGAACGAATTACTAAATATTATCAAATTAAATTTTTTAAGTTTATATCGCTTGTCACTACGTTTGTAATTGTGGTCATAGGTTGGGTTATTTTCAGGGCCGAAAGCCTACAAATTGCGGGTAAAATAATTTCTCACATGGTTATACCGTTTAAATCTGGAATTTCGCATCCTATATATCAAAAACAATTTATGGCATACCTAATTATTTGCTCTTTATTTTCTTTTTTTGTTCTCCTTCCCTTTGGCAAGGCACTCCAAAAAGTCTTTTACTCCCCAATTGTTAAGCCCGCAAGCATTCATATTTCCCTTTTAATAATCTCTTTCGCGGTATTTTTACTTTCAATGGCAATGATTACAACTACTAATTATAATCCTTTCATTTATTTTAGATTTTAA